The Candidatus Campbellbacteria bacterium genomic sequence TCATGAGACACACGAATATGACCGAGTACTCGTGGTGTATGCGACACTTGTTGATAACGATGGTACGAAGTAGGATATACTAATGCTACATACTATGCGAAAACATCTCAAAGATTATTTTATTCCACATCAGGGCAATGATCACAAGCCACACATGGTTCGTGATGTAAGTATTGTTGCGTTGACAACCGTGTTGGTTCTTACGTTTGGATTTTCTGTTTTTCAGGCACTGCTTATTCGTACAAGTACAGAGTTTACTGCAGCTGTTGTTCCTGCAGTACTTGTTGATTTAGCAAATAAAGATCGAGAAGGAGATGGGCTCTCTGACTTAACTGTAAGTCCTATTTTGGAAGAAGCAGCACGCATGAAAGCAGAGCACATGGCGGCGAATGAGTATTTTGCCCACACAAGTCCTGATGGTTTGAATCCCTGGTACTGGTTTTATCGAGCAGGATACAATTTTGTGAATGCTGGAGAAAATTTGGCAGTTAACTTTGTTGATTCAGGTGATGTTGAAAAAGCGTGGATGAATTCTCCAGGGCACCGTGCAAACATCATGAATGGATTGTTTACTGAAATTGGTATTGCTGCTGTTCCGGGACACTACAAAGGTAAAAAAACTATTTTTGTCGTACAACTTTTTGGAACACCTGCACGTGTTGCTACGCCGTTAAGTGCGCAAGAACCACTGCCACAGTCAACGTTGGGAAATACTCAAGAAGTTCAAGGGGCAACAGTTGTGCAAGTTGAATCGAACACATCGAGTGCGTCAGTACAACCAACGGAATCTGCTCCTGTGGCAACACAAGACATTTCGTTGGCTCAAGAGCGTATACCTGCACAGGGAACAAACACAGCGGGCGCATCGGCGCAAAATGAAGTAATGCCTGTGGAGCGTATAGTACATGCAAATGCGTGGGATACCTTTTTATCACAGCCACGAGCCATTGTTCGATGGGGATACATTATCATTGGACTCGCTCTCGCATTCGTTACGATGCTTATGGTGTGGTATCAGGTACATCGTAGGCACTCGCGTGAATTTTCACACGGTATTGCACTCATTATTTTGATTGTCTTTTTGTCGTACTTCAACTACCTACTTCTTGCAAAAGAGTTACTCATTATGTAAACGTAGTGTGCCGTGTGCACGAAGTGTGTCGTGTGCGGGTAGAAAAACTCCATACCCATTGGAGTTTTTTGTATAGGCAATATAGCCAGCAATACCTATCATAACTGCGTTGTCAGTCGAGAGTTCGTGCGTAGGGAGAAGTAGGGTAACATCAGGAAATTCTTGTGCGAGCATTTTTTTCATCTCGTCACGCAGGTAGGTGTTTGCGACAACACCGCCACCAATAATGAGTGTTGGTGCATTGTAGAGCTCGAGAGCTTTTTTTGTTTTTGCAACGAGCACTTCAATAGCGGCGTCTTCAAATTCTCTCGCAATTTCTTTTTTTTGATCATCGGAGAGTTCGCCGATTTTTTTGACAGTGTAGAGTACTGCGGTTTTGAGTCCTGCAAAAGAAAAGTCAAAATCTTCAGAATTGATCATGGGACGAGGGAGATGAATCGCAGATGTACGCGAATCAGACGCAGATACACGCGAATTTGTATTGGTGTTTATTTGTGTTTTTTGTGCGTTCGTTCGCGAGATTTCGGCAAGAGCCGAAATCTGAGGTCCGCCAGGATAGGGAAGTCCGAGGAGACGTGCGACTTTATCAAACGCCTCTCCCACGGCGTCATCGCGTGTTTGTCCTATGAGTTCGTAGGTGCCCCAGTCGCGCACACAAACAAGTTCCGTGTGTCCACCCGACACAAGAAGCGCAACCGTAGGAAATTCTATTTTCGGATTTCGGATTTCGGATTTCGGATTTTTTTCTCCGTTCATCAACACGGAGAGGATGTGTCCTTCCATGTGGTTAACAGGAACAAGTGGAATATTCCAAAAGAAAGAAAGTGCTTTTGCAAAACTAATACCAACCCAAAGTGCGGGTTCAAGACCGGGACCTTGTGTAACCGCTATCGCATCAAACCCAGGATTTTCAGGATGCTCTGTGAAGTATTGTTTGAGTTGAATGAGGAGCTCTGGTTCACGATCGAGGATGGAAGATAAAATGTCGAATGTGGAAGCGTCGTGTTTTTCATTTGTTATTTGATATTTGATATTGCCCCCTGCGTTTTGAAGGGCAAGTGTAAGCATTGGTACCAAGTTGAGCTGGTGCTCCCGTTTTGCAAGGTTAGGGAAGACACCACCAAATTCGGCGTGTTTTGAGGCCTGCGAGTAGAGTCCTGTGCCTAAAACGCTACAGGAGGGCATATGCGCCTCTCCAGAGCATTCTAGGATGCTCACCGCTGTCTCGTCACAACTTGTTTCTATTGCTAGTATTTTCATGCGGGCGGTCTCGTGTTAGAACCAAAGTCGGACAAGACCAGTAAGGTTATTTTAGCACTTTTTCAGAAACTAAATCGACGCGTCTCGTGCGGACTAAAAAGTGACAAAAGTTACACTACTTGGGGTATATAAAGTTACACCCTACTGTAACTTTATAACTTTAAATGAACCTGTGTTATTTCTATCTCTGCCAGAATAGTATTCTGTTTCAAGGCTATTTTCATCAGTAAGTTTGGCTGTCGCAGATCCATAGTGAATATGCATAGTCTCAGGCGCACTATCCTTTGGGACATTCATATACTGATAATGAATTCTGGCTGTATCAAATTGATCCACATTCATTGATGTCTCAAAACTATGAGATTCCGATGTCTCTGTTTCTAGGTAAATACTGACATGTGTCCATGTTTGTTTAATACAAAACTTTTTTGTTGGTATCGGTCCTTTTGAGTAAACAGAAGCCGAGTTTATTTCACCCGACCATGAGCCATCAACTATAGGCGTTCTAATTCCAAGTAGCTTACGAATATGTTTGTTTCTCCAAAGCTTAGTATCAAACCATTTATACAGAATTCCGTAGAACCCTATTACTGATGGCGCTTCTATCCACCAAGGCAGGGATATTACGTTCTTGGAGAATAAATACAGCCCCCAAGCAAGCAATATTGCAAATACTGCCAAGTAGAAAGATGCCTTTTTATGTTCTTCTGAATTTATTGAATATGGGTGCATATAGATTATCTTTCGTACCAATTATCCCAAAGATCAACAAGTGCAACTATTGTCGCTACAGCATCGTCAGTATTCCATTGCTCTCCTGACGTGCCAAAAAGTGGTATAAGACCATTTTGACACATGAAATCGTCAATTGGGTTAGTGTATAAATAATTTAAAACAGATCTTGTTGACGCAGATAAATCGTTAGAGAAACAAGAGTTTGGTACATTGTAAATTAAGCTTTGTAAAAAATACGATGGTGCCTTTTCTTTATCTAGAAGACCTTTGTCAACAAGATAATTTCGAGCGTTTTTTATAATTCTTACAACCTGCTTAAATTGATTTTGAGTATTTTGATGTTTTTGTGCACCATTTTTGAAATGATGTTCAGGGTAATTTACAATGGCTCTATTGGTTGTTCGGTGATAAAATTTTACACCTTCCTCTGAACTATGTGTGTCAGATCCGAAAAAATAGTCATACTTACGATAATTAATTACTGGTACCACATCCGCTTTTAAGCGACCCGATGTTGGTAGAATTTTAATAGATTTATTTCCGCTTGTATCAACATTAGCTACAGCATAGTAGCTTTCGAGTGCCGAAATAACATCTCGTCGCAAATCTTGCCAATCGTAAATAGCGCTACTGTATGCTTGATCATGAGCAGTTTTTTGTTCATAAGGAAGTTCATGTGCATTATGACCAAACGTAGTTGTAAGCTCAACGACAACATCAACATCGCTATCCGCCCTAATATTTGTGTCGTTTTTATAAGAACCTTGTAAATAAATTTTTACAGAACCACTACTAATACGATCTTTCAGTGGCGAAAGATCGTGAGTAAGTGCACAACGTATAGATTCGTGAGTTGTTTTAGATGACACAGTAGCACCTTGGTTCGACCATGTTTCTAATTGAGAAAGAGGTATAGACATATTTAGCCCCTAGGTGGGAATGGATCGTTGCCGTAACTATTACGTTCCTGAATCTTTCCATCTTTACCGTGAATAAAATGTTCAACCTTTGCTTTTTCAGCAATATTTTCTGCTCTATTGAGAGCATTCTCTTTTGTGTGATGTGAAGAAAGTGGAGTAGAAGATTTTTCTGCTTTATTTTCCCACATGTGACGATCTGAATTGAAAACTGTATGTATATTTTTTGCCATATGTTTTTTAAGATTAACTTTTAATAATACCCACAACCTTTCCGCTTATCTGGAAGTCATCACCCTCGTGAATAAATATTGGTAGATATTTTTCAGTTGAGTCGGCTTCTAGAATAATCATTCTATTCACCTTGTCTTCTCTGTATCGCTTGATCGTAGCAAGACCGTCTATAACAGCGACAACTATGTCAGTATTTTTATAAATCTTGTATTCACTATCAACCAAAACAAAATCTCCACTTTCAATCGTCTTTCCATCAATTTCTGCTTTGTTCATACTATCGCCGTCAGCGATAAGTGCATACAAATTACTTTTGTTGCGTGGAAGAAGTGAAGAAGAAATTTTCAAATACTGGTCTATATTTTGCTCTGCGAATATTGTGGCAGGACCACAGTTGGCAGACCCAACAACAGGGAGGGAGTAGATCGGACTTGCTGATGCTTTTGCATAACCTCTTTTGACGAGCTTTATAACCCCAGCTTCAAGATTCATTTGGATCAATCCTCCCTCAGCAAGCTTCTGAAGGTGGTACTTGGCAGTCTGGGGTTTTCCCTCTGCACCAACCATTTCAGCTATCTTTCTAAGGCTGTATGACCCAAAATCCTCGTGTGTCGCAATAAGATCTAAAAGTTGCTTTTGTATGATATGCATAGGGGTAGTATAGCATGTTCAAAGTAAAGTGT encodes the following:
- a CDS encoding CAP domain-containing protein, which produces MLHTMRKHLKDYFIPHQGNDHKPHMVRDVSIVALTTVLVLTFGFSVFQALLIRTSTEFTAAVVPAVLVDLANKDREGDGLSDLTVSPILEEAARMKAEHMAANEYFAHTSPDGLNPWYWFYRAGYNFVNAGENLAVNFVDSGDVEKAWMNSPGHRANIMNGLFTEIGIAAVPGHYKGKKTIFVVQLFGTPARVATPLSAQEPLPQSTLGNTQEVQGATVVQVESNTSSASVQPTESAPVATQDISLAQERIPAQGTNTAGASAQNEVMPVERIVHANAWDTFLSQPRAIVRWGYIIIGLALAFVTMLMVWYQVHRRHSREFSHGIALIILIVFLSYFNYLLLAKELLIM
- the tsaD gene encoding tRNA (adenosine(37)-N6)-threonylcarbamoyltransferase complex transferase subunit TsaD, which produces MPSCSVLGTGLYSQASKHAEFGGVFPNLAKREHQLNLVPMLTLALQNAGGNIKYQITNEKHDASTFDILSSILDREPELLIQLKQYFTEHPENPGFDAIAVTQGPGLEPALWVGISFAKALSFFWNIPLVPVNHMEGHILSVLMNGEKNPKSEIRNPKIEFPTVALLVSGGHTELVCVRDWGTYELIGQTRDDAVGEAFDKVARLLGLPYPGGPQISALAEISRTNAQKTQINTNTNSRVSASDSRTSAIHLPRPMINSEDFDFSFAGLKTAVLYTVKKIGELSDDQKKEIAREFEDAAIEVLVAKTKKALELYNAPTLIIGGGVVANTYLRDEMKKMLAQEFPDVTLLLPTHELSTDNAVMIGIAGYIAYTKNSNGYGVFLPAHDTLRAHGTLRLHNE
- a CDS encoding nucleotidyltransferase; protein product: MSIPLSQLETWSNQGATVSSKTTHESIRCALTHDLSPLKDRISSGSVKIYLQGSYKNDTNIRADSDVDVVVELTTTFGHNAHELPYEQKTAHDQAYSSAIYDWQDLRRDVISALESYYAVANVDTSGNKSIKILPTSGRLKADVVPVINYRKYDYFFGSDTHSSEEGVKFYHRTTNRAIVNYPEHHFKNGAQKHQNTQNQFKQVVRIIKNARNYLVDKGLLDKEKAPSYFLQSLIYNVPNSCFSNDLSASTRSVLNYLYTNPIDDFMCQNGLIPLFGTSGEQWNTDDAVATIVALVDLWDNWYER
- a CDS encoding DUF2188 domain-containing protein, with protein sequence MAKNIHTVFNSDRHMWENKAEKSSTPLSSHHTKENALNRAENIAEKAKVEHFIHGKDGKIQERNSYGNDPFPPRG